Proteins encoded within one genomic window of Flavobacterium gilvum:
- a CDS encoding AbrB/MazE/SpoVT family DNA-binding domain-containing protein, with product MDISVIPIGNSKGIRLSKTLLEKYNITDKVELILEKGYIILKPKSEPRIGWEKSFKKMHENGDDKLLINDIFEDENLEEWS from the coding sequence ATGGACATTTCAGTTATTCCGATTGGAAATTCAAAAGGAATTCGTTTATCTAAAACCTTACTCGAAAAATATAATATCACAGATAAAGTTGAACTCATTCTTGAAAAAGGTTATATAATTTTAAAACCCAAATCCGAACCAAGAATCGGCTGGGAAAAATCATTTAAAAAAATGCACGAAAACGGCGATGACAAATTGCTCATTAATGACATTTTTGAGGACGAAAATCTTGAAGAATGGAGCTAA
- a CDS encoding type II toxin-antitoxin system PemK/MazF family toxin translates to MELRQYQIVLVNLDPTLGSEIKKTRLCVIISPNEMNKYLQTIVVAPMTSSSKSYPTRVEILHNDTKRQIALDQIRTVDRQRITKILEHLAGKEVSKVKEVMKETYVD, encoded by the coding sequence ATGGAGCTAAGACAATATCAAATCGTTTTAGTCAATCTTGACCCTACGCTTGGAAGTGAAATTAAAAAAACACGCCTTTGTGTTATCATTTCCCCCAACGAAATGAATAAATATTTACAGACAATAGTTGTCGCTCCTATGACGAGCAGTTCAAAATCTTATCCGACAAGAGTTGAAATTTTACACAACGATACCAAACGTCAAATCGCATTGGACCAAATCAGAACTGTTGACAGACAAAGAATAACAAAAATATTGGAACATTTGGCTGGAAAAGAAGTTTCAAAAGTGAAAGAAGTTATGAAAGAAACTTATGTTGATTAA